In the genome of Xenopus laevis strain J_2021 chromosome 1S, Xenopus_laevis_v10.1, whole genome shotgun sequence, one region contains:
- the ibsp.S gene encoding bone sialoprotein 2 — MRTALIFLFLLGLSSSFYINRFQRKWKDDEGKGIPRNKYGYRALYMEPRFRPFFNYAKGGSSSEEDSSDESDSDEQGINGKADSEGNCAKTSEGKGATEEADSENEEEEEEEAPEVEENSASQNETETENDELDTTTNSTSLETTQASTTAPFTTDHEINGGGVTGPPRVSYDEKGGNEDGSNGGISSTAAYETESISVEYEQGYEHTYDHENEADYGRVKGDNYAQYEDEYNYRRRYYDHYAQQYNYQ; from the exons atgaggACAGCTTTAATTTTCCTCTTTTTGTTGGGTTTGAGCAGCTCATTTTAT ATTAATCGATTCCAAAGGAAATGGAAAGATGATGAAGGAAAAGGA ataccaAGGAATAAATATGGATACCGGGCCTTATACATGGAACCACGATTTAGACCATTCTTCAACTATGCTAAG GGTGGCAGCTCTTCAGAAGAAGATAGCTCAGATGAG AGTGATTCAGATGAACAAGGCATAAATGGAAAAGCAGATTCTGAAGGAAATTGTGCAAAAACGTCTGAGGGAAAAGGGGCAACAGAAGAGGCCGATTCAGAaaatgaagaagaggaagaagaagaagctcCAGAA GTGGAAGAAAATTCAGCCAGCCAGAATGAAACAGAAACAGAGAATGACGAACTAGACACAACCACAAACAGTACCTCATTGGAGACTACACAAGCAAGCACAACTGCACCTTTCACTACAGACCATGAAATCAATGGTGGTGGGGTAACTGGACCCCCTAGAGTTAGCTATGATGAAAAAGGAGGCAATGAAGATGGAAGCAATGGTGGCATTAGCAGTACTGCAGCATATGAAACGGAAAGCATAAGTGTAGAGTATGAGCAAGGCTATGAGCATACTTACGATCATGAAAATGAAGCTGATTATGGAAGAGTAAAAGGGGATAATTATGCACAGTATGAGGATGAGTACAATTACCGAAGGCGCTACTATGATCATTATGCTCAACAATATAATTATCAGTAG
- the dspp.S gene encoding dentin sialophosphoprotein, whose protein sequence is MRPVFILGYILGTTLAIPITRDDRSESRGVKTGNRMEELRHLQDSNDAHLIRNGSNQNQQFHREEMSQHNSKGFYLEFSVTKGKQPATNPRANIHIYSNTTSHNEDKFVGKPQSHKLQKNKTNKKKVVKTFESGWFKNISCDQMNDGHLDKACRKIILHKRSIGYQTTQGNTYPSSDSDANTQNTRNVDNPFDPSEFNDPNNLQDFPYDYYTTDTDTKALSSEFSDSSDSNESNLPSGSKQDGKHGAFNRSGISSSVSASSESSDSSESRQSGSNSGSKEAKLSKNSNELSASNDSSEQDTLGSIATNSTTNMNVSASASESDSSDDITDMRSSSVSYSRESSSLSQSNESDASTDFTDYKNPTKMSDHNEEETIPSVN, encoded by the exons ATGAGACCCGTATTCATTTTGGGATATATATTAGGTACTACTCTTGCCATACCG attACAAGAGATGATAGAAGTGAAAGTAGAGGTGTCAAAACAGGTAACAGGATGGAAGAGTTGAGACATTTACAGGATTCGAATGATGCCCATCTaataagaaatggatcaaatCAAAATCAACAGTTTCACAGGGAAGAAATGAGTCAACATAACTCAAAGGGATTTTATCTAGAGTTCTCAGTAACTAAAGGCAAACAACCAGCGACTAACCCAAGAGCAAACATTCATATATATAGCAACACCACATCACATAATGAGGACAAGTTTGTTGGCAAGCCTCAGTCTCACAAACTTCAGAAAAATAAgacgaataaaaaaaaagtggtcaAAACTTTTGAAAGTGGTTGGTTTAAAAATATATCCTGTGACCAAATGAATGATGGTCACTTAGACAAAGCCTGCAGAAAGATAATATTGCATAAAAGGAGTATTGGCTACCAAACAACTCAAGGCAACACATACCCATCTTCAGATTCAGATGCAAACACTCAGAACACTAGGAATGTAGACAATCCCTTTGATCCAAGTGAATTTAATGATCCAAATAATTTACAAGACTTTCCTTATGACTATTACACAACTGACACAGATACCAAAGCTCTTTCAAGTGAATTTAGTGATTCATCTGACTCTAATGAATCAAACCTTCCCAGTGGTTCAAAACAAGATGGTAAACATGGTGCATTTAACAGATCTGGCATTTCTAGCAGTGTCAGTGCATCAAGTGAGTCTAGTGACTCCAGTGAGTCAAGACAATCTGGAAGCAacagtggctcaaaagaagctaaaCTGAGCAAGAACTCTAATGAACTAAGTGCATCAAATGACTCAAGTGAGCAAGACACTCTAGGCAGCATAGCTACTAATTCTACCACTAACATGAATGTATCTGCTAGCGCAAGTGAATCGGATAGCTCTGATGATATTACTGACATGAGAAGTTCAAGTGTCAGTTATTCAAGGGAATCCAGTTCTTTGAGTCAGTCAAATGAATCAGATGCCAGCACTGACTTTACTGATTACAAAAACCCAACAAAAATGAGTGACCACAATGAGGAAGAAACCATACCTAGTGTGAACTGA